The Triticum aestivum cultivar Chinese Spring chromosome 3A, IWGSC CS RefSeq v2.1, whole genome shotgun sequence genome includes a region encoding these proteins:
- the LOC123057088 gene encoding putative tRNA pseudouridine synthase C25B8.05, whose protein sequence is MPPRPSLQSLLCLAACTSASSKGSGLLLAAHRRFPVAFAAAWSQRLHLLHSFSSRSLGPATEVMPPRGANASGSSTPRLYRGDAGAKRPAGDCTKQDHLAASRSGWGRRRVHRGEHDLRNFCKMDAANVSNYKRCITDFTISACDQRSNHDELWSMNIRGSAFLWHQVRCMVAVLFLVGQGLESPSVVDSLLDITRTPRKPQYTMAPELPLILRSCLFDRVSFMCSSGTYI, encoded by the exons ATGCCACCGCGGCCGTCCCTCCAGTCGCTCCTCTGTTTGGCGGCCTGCACCTCCGCGAGCTCCAAGGGCTCgggcctcctcctcgccgcgcaCCGCCGCTTCCCCGTCGCCTTCGCCGCTGCGTGGAGCCAGCGCCTCCACCTCCTGCACTCCTTCTCGTCCCGGTCTCTCGGACCAGCGACCGAGGTGATGCCGCCGCGGGGGGCCAACGCATCCGGCTCCTCCACTCCTCGTCTCTACCGAGGCGACGCTGGCGCCAAACGTCCTGCAGGAGATTGCACAAAGCAGGACCACCTCGCCGCCTCCAGGTCCGGATGGGGCCGCAGAAG AGTCCATCGTG GGGAACATGACTTGAGGAATTTTTGTAAGATGGATGCAGCAAACGTGAGCAATTACAAGCGATGCATTACAGATTTTACTATTTCTGCGTGTGACCAAAG GTCCAACCATGATGAGCTATGGTCCATGAATATCAGGGGTAGCGCCTTTCTGTGGCATCAAGTTCGTTGCATGGTAGCTGTTCTTTTTCTTGTAGGTCAAGGCCTTGAATCACCTAGT GTAGTTGATTCATTGCTGGATATTACCAGGACACCTAGAAAACCTCAATATACAATGGCACCAGAGCTTCCATTGATTCTACGATCTTGTCTATTCGATAGAGTTAGCTTCATGTGTTCATCAG GTACATACATTTAG